The following proteins are co-located in the Lacticaseibacillus paracasei subsp. paracasei genome:
- a CDS encoding response regulator transcription factor gives MFKIMIVEDDLTISGLIADNLKKWQFDPVVVTDFNAVFDDFLQEKPHLVLLDINLPVFDGYYWVQKIREVSKVPVIFISSRNTNMDMVMAMNMGADDFLNKPFAMEVLIAKINALLRRTYNYADQGTDVLEHNGLMLNLKNGTAQIGENEINLSKNEYKLLQILIRQHGQIVSRSRLLKDLWQDERFVDDNTLTVNINRLRKKIEEAGLKDYIQTKVGQGYIVP, from the coding sequence GTGTTTAAAATCATGATCGTAGAGGACGATCTGACGATTAGTGGGCTGATCGCTGATAACTTAAAAAAATGGCAATTTGATCCAGTTGTGGTAACCGATTTTAATGCTGTATTTGATGACTTTTTGCAAGAAAAACCCCATTTAGTCTTATTGGATATTAATCTACCAGTTTTTGACGGCTATTATTGGGTTCAAAAAATCCGTGAAGTATCAAAGGTCCCTGTGATTTTCATTTCTAGTCGTAACACGAATATGGATATGGTCATGGCAATGAATATGGGCGCTGACGACTTTTTGAATAAGCCGTTTGCCATGGAAGTGTTGATCGCAAAAATCAACGCCTTGCTTCGACGAACCTACAATTATGCTGATCAAGGAACCGATGTTTTGGAACACAACGGCTTGATGTTGAACCTCAAAAACGGTACGGCACAAATTGGCGAAAACGAAATTAACCTGTCAAAAAATGAATATAAACTGTTACAAATCTTGATCCGGCAACACGGTCAAATCGTCAGCCGTTCCCGGTTATTAAAGGACTTATGGCAAGACGAGCGATTTGTTGATGACAATACACTTACCGTCAACATTAATCGCCTGCGCAAAAAAATCGAGGAAGCCGGGTTGAAAGATTATATTCAAACCAAGGTTGGACAAGGTTACATCGTTCCTTAG
- a CDS encoding sensor histidine kinase — translation MRFRDYLKDHLSPIGGYILCVGLAALIIWLDPQHRVKAMTLWYAVLLVTLLASAFLIARYWRVRRFAARLQERIDAQEAALDWPLPGGESATEQLVTKTYNQILTQHRQQVTALLAQQQDQKDFIDSWVHEIKVPLAAVTLLAESFEGQVPDDKLDNLNLQLDQIEFYVEQVLYYSRLDSFSKDYLLHETSLRPLINDVVANQRNGFINKRLSFRLNGTDQIVLTDNKWLRFILAQLISNAVKYTPEGGRITALIRNTGKETQLQITDTGIGIPKDEQHRVFEKGFTGSNGRLSNHKSTGLGLFLAEKLAEKLGHHLSLTSVINQGTTVTIHFPYVSYYGEADQTVHHPESHAIAVQTQTRSHPDS, via the coding sequence ATGCGGTTTCGTGATTATTTAAAGGATCATTTAAGCCCGATTGGTGGCTATATTCTTTGTGTTGGTCTGGCGGCCTTGATCATCTGGCTTGACCCGCAGCATCGCGTTAAGGCCATGACGCTTTGGTACGCTGTGTTGTTAGTGACACTATTGGCCAGCGCTTTTTTGATCGCACGGTATTGGCGCGTACGGCGGTTCGCAGCTCGGCTTCAGGAACGGATCGATGCTCAGGAGGCTGCGTTAGATTGGCCCTTGCCTGGCGGTGAATCCGCAACCGAACAACTTGTGACGAAAACGTACAATCAAATTTTGACCCAGCATCGCCAACAAGTAACTGCCCTGCTAGCACAACAGCAAGATCAAAAAGACTTCATTGATTCTTGGGTGCACGAAATCAAAGTACCGCTCGCGGCAGTGACGTTGCTGGCCGAAAGTTTTGAGGGGCAAGTACCTGATGACAAACTGGATAATTTGAATCTGCAATTGGATCAAATCGAATTTTATGTCGAGCAAGTCTTGTATTACTCGCGTCTCGACAGCTTTTCAAAGGATTATTTGCTGCATGAGACATCATTGCGCCCGCTCATCAATGACGTAGTCGCCAACCAGCGGAACGGCTTTATCAATAAACGACTATCTTTCAGACTGAATGGCACCGATCAAATCGTATTGACAGACAACAAGTGGCTTCGCTTTATTCTTGCTCAGCTCATCTCCAATGCGGTCAAATATACGCCAGAAGGAGGCCGAATCACGGCTCTCATTCGTAACACCGGGAAGGAAACGCAACTACAGATTACTGATACCGGTATCGGCATCCCCAAAGATGAGCAACATCGTGTTTTTGAGAAGGGATTCACGGGCAGTAATGGGCGCCTTTCGAATCATAAGTCAACGGGATTAGGCTTGTTCTTGGCTGAAAAGTTAGCTGAAAAACTTGGCCATCACTTGTCGTTAACCTCGGTAATCAATCAAGGTACCACGGTCACAATCCATTTTCCTTACGTGAGCTATTATGGTGAGGCCGATCAAACTGTGCACCATCCTGAATCCCACGCGATTGCTGTGCAAACCCAGACTAGGTCACATCCAGACAGCTGA
- the nrdG gene encoding anaerobic ribonucleoside-triphosphate reductase activating protein gives MIENKLPQNPKPKEWLASELSQQRIADYKPFNFVDGEGVRCSLYVSGCRFACPGCYNRVAQNFRYGKPYTQELEDQIMTDLSQSYVQGLTLLGGEPFLNTQVCIRLCKRIRQEFGHEKDIWSWSGYTYDELIQDSDDKLELLKLIDILVDGRFLLAQKDLTLQFRGSANQRIIDVPATMAAGEVKLWKNLIR, from the coding sequence ATGATCGAAAATAAATTACCCCAAAATCCCAAACCTAAAGAATGGCTTGCCAGTGAGCTTTCACAGCAACGCATCGCCGATTACAAACCGTTTAACTTTGTTGACGGCGAAGGGGTTCGGTGTAGTTTATATGTCTCCGGTTGCCGTTTCGCTTGCCCTGGTTGCTACAATCGGGTTGCACAAAATTTTCGTTATGGTAAACCTTATACACAAGAACTTGAGGATCAAATCATGACCGATCTTAGTCAAAGTTACGTACAGGGTCTGACGCTGTTAGGCGGCGAGCCTTTCCTAAACACGCAAGTCTGCATTCGCTTGTGCAAACGAATTCGTCAAGAATTCGGGCATGAGAAAGACATTTGGAGCTGGAGCGGCTATACGTATGATGAATTGATTCAGGATTCAGACGATAAACTTGAGTTGCTAAAATTGATCGATATTTTGGTTGACGGTCGCTTTTTGTTGGCGCAAAAGGATCTGACCTTACAGTTTCGTGGCAGTGCTAACCAGCGCATCATTGACGTACCAGCAACAATGGCGGCTGGCGAAGTCAAGTTGTGGAAAAATCTGATTCGTTAG